In Anthonomus grandis grandis chromosome 5, icAntGran1.3, whole genome shotgun sequence, the following are encoded in one genomic region:
- the LOC126736598 gene encoding odorant receptor Or2-like isoform X2 translates to MTFLKITLIVNLNLIYLIRDISTLAFPIFYSFMLTSEVFFLGWMCNEVKEGSLAIADAAYNSLWYNENKNVKVMLKILMMRAQKPLTMDNGPFGPMTTNTIVSTLKAAYSYATLMYHQEE, encoded by the exons ATGACATTTCTAAAGATCACACTTATAGTCaacttaaatttgatttatttg attagGGATATTTCCACACTGGCTTTTCCAATTTTCTATTCGTTCATGTTAACATCGGAAGTATTTTTCCTTGGATGGATGTGCAACGAAGTTAAAGAagga agtcTTGCTATAGCTGACGCTGCCTATAATTCTTTGTGGTACAAtgaaaacaaaaacgttaaggttatgttgaaaatattaatgatgagAGCTCAAAAACCACTCACTATGGATAATGGACCTTTTGGGCCAATGACTACCAATACAATTGTATCG ACGCTAAAAGCTGCATATTCGTATGCTACTCTTATGTACCATCAGGAGGAATAA
- the LOC126736598 gene encoding odorant receptor Or2-like isoform X1, with the protein MGLMKTPAFCLKLWGIWPLETFEKYQYQQLYRAYRFFIIGYYIVFNISQTVECIRLIIHREPFERISKCISVTVTLVLMVWKGLIYLRNKIPNMCLEVTATERILNACSDGETTILYKKMIKLNNYMNLWIIGSSIFTLMAFIFVSFIDLATTGPVFWEHNNVSFMHELYLPINRRKYYIFIIFFNIFTAVESVVLNAVIQTTFFGLTVYAVLQLKLLSIDLKNLHLKNYNPEKALKGIIKNHQDLIRFITALKSATKYVLLMSFILNSIKLAAVLIQIMSIRDISTLAFPIFYSFMLTSEVFFLGWMCNEVKEGSLAIADAAYNSLWYNENKNVKVMLKILMMRAQKPLTMDNGPFGPMTTNTIVSTLKAAYSYATLMYHQEE; encoded by the exons ATGGGTCTTATGAAAACACCTGCGTTTTGTCTAAAACTTTGGGGAATCTGGCCATTGGAAACATTTGAGAAGTATCAATACCAACAACTATATAGggcttatagattttttataattgggtattatattgtttttaacataTCTCAGACTGTTGAGTGCATAAG attaattattCACAGAGAACCCTTTGAACGGATTAGCAAATGCATCTCCGTCACAGTTACCCTCGTCCTTATGGTTTGGAAAGGTTtgatatatttaagaaataaaattccaaatatgTGCCTAGAAGTGACTGCCACTGAAAGGATATTAAACGCTTGCTCTGATGGTGAAACAACCatattatataagaaaatgataaaactaaataattatatgAATCTTTGGATTATTGGTTCctctatatttactttaatggcatttatttttgtttcatttatcgATCTTGCAACTACTGGTCCTGTATTCTGGGAACATAATAACGTGTCGTTTATGCACGAGCTTTATCTGCCTATCAATAGAAGAAAATACtacattttcattatattttttaatatattcacTGCGGTAGAAAGTGTAGTTTTAAATGCAGTTATTCAGACCACATTCTTTGGATTGACTGTTTATGCTGTTCTGCAGCTCAAATTGCTCTCAATcgatttgaaaaatttacatttgaaAAACTATAATCCGGAAAAGGCTTTAAAGGGTATTATCAAAAACCATCAAGATTTAATtag ATTTATAACTGCTCTTAAGAGCGcaacaaaatatgttttactaATGAGTTTTATATTAAACTCCATTAAACTCGCTGCTGTTTTGATTCAAATTATGTCT attagGGATATTTCCACACTGGCTTTTCCAATTTTCTATTCGTTCATGTTAACATCGGAAGTATTTTTCCTTGGATGGATGTGCAACGAAGTTAAAGAagga agtcTTGCTATAGCTGACGCTGCCTATAATTCTTTGTGGTACAAtgaaaacaaaaacgttaaggttatgttgaaaatattaatgatgagAGCTCAAAAACCACTCACTATGGATAATGGACCTTTTGGGCCAATGACTACCAATACAATTGTATCG ACGCTAAAAGCTGCATATTCGTATGCTACTCTTATGTACCATCAGGAGGAATAA
- the LOC126736598 gene encoding odorant receptor 67c-like isoform X4 has product MTFLKITLIVNLNLIYLSLAIADAAYNSLWYNENKNVKVMLKILMMRAQKPLTMDNGPFGPMTTNTIVSTLKAAYSYATLMYHQEE; this is encoded by the exons ATGACATTTCTAAAGATCACACTTATAGTCaacttaaatttgatttatttg agtcTTGCTATAGCTGACGCTGCCTATAATTCTTTGTGGTACAAtgaaaacaaaaacgttaaggttatgttgaaaatattaatgatgagAGCTCAAAAACCACTCACTATGGATAATGGACCTTTTGGGCCAATGACTACCAATACAATTGTATCG ACGCTAAAAGCTGCATATTCGTATGCTACTCTTATGTACCATCAGGAGGAATAA
- the LOC126736598 gene encoding odorant receptor Or2-like isoform X3, whose amino-acid sequence MTFLKITLIVNLNLIYLIRDISTLAFPIFYSFMLTSEVFFLGWMCNESLAIADAAYNSLWYNENKNVKVMLKILMMRAQKPLTMDNGPFGPMTTNTIVSTLKAAYSYATLMYHQEE is encoded by the exons ATGACATTTCTAAAGATCACACTTATAGTCaacttaaatttgatttatttg attagGGATATTTCCACACTGGCTTTTCCAATTTTCTATTCGTTCATGTTAACATCGGAAGTATTTTTCCTTGGATGGATGTGCAACGAA agtcTTGCTATAGCTGACGCTGCCTATAATTCTTTGTGGTACAAtgaaaacaaaaacgttaaggttatgttgaaaatattaatgatgagAGCTCAAAAACCACTCACTATGGATAATGGACCTTTTGGGCCAATGACTACCAATACAATTGTATCG ACGCTAAAAGCTGCATATTCGTATGCTACTCTTATGTACCATCAGGAGGAATAA